GGTAGGGCTCCGGGGCCATCTCCTGCTCGGCGACGGCCATTTCTTCGTACTCGGCATACGAGGAGGAGTCGGCCGCGCCGGTCATGGCTGTCTCCAGCCAGCTCGTCGCGTAGGTCGGCTGGTAGGCCTGGGGGGCGATGGCCTGCTGGATCTGACGGTGGGTGAAGGTGGTGAGCATGATCGCCAGGGTGATCAGGGCGACGGCGCGGTAGAGGACCACGATCTTGCGAAAGCGCCCCGAGGTCAGCACGCGCAAGAGCGCCCCGGTGGCCAGCAGATGCACCCAGATCCAGCGGGGGGCATCGTCGATGCCGTGGGTCAGACACAGCGCGACGGCCGCGGCCACGCCCCAGGGCCAGCCGAAGAGTTTGGCAAAACTCAGCGCGACGATGAGCACAAAGAAAAAGGCCAGCAGATCCCAGGAGTGCAGCCAGGAGCCGGCAATCGCGTCGACGCCGCGGCCACCCAGCACCGACCATCCGGGCGGGGTGTGAAGGGTGGCGCCGAGGCGTTGCAGGTCATGCTGCCAGCCGACCACATCGAAGGAGGAGATGCCCTCCTCGATGCGGATGTCGGCGGTGATGTCGAGGGAGGCGTCGCGGACCTCCACGCCCTCCTGCCCCCCCTCATCCCGCGTGATCAGCAGGTCAGTACCCCGCTGGGCCGCTCGCCCCAGCTCCGCGCCCTCGCCATAGTTCAGTCGCCAGCCCCGGTACATCGTGCCGGTGAGCGCGTCGCGGGTGGTCGCGCCCTGGCCGTCGAGATCGAGCCAGATCTGACGATGGAGCTCCAGCAGGTTGGGGGAGGTGTCGAGTTGGCCGCGACGCGTCTCTCGAAGGGTGAGGGCGTCGCCGGTGCCGGCCAGAAAGGTGGTGGTGCCGTGCCATTCTTCGGGAAGCGTCGTGCGGTCGGGATCGACGCCGTTTAAGCCCTCGAGCTCCACCGAGCGCACGAGCTCATCGGGAAACCACGCCCAGACCTCCTGCGCATCGAAAATGCCCTCGGCGCGGTCAGGCACGCTGAGGGTCTCGGTGCCCGGGCTGCCATCGCCTTTGCCAGCGCCCTTTTGCGCGATCACGGCGTCGATGTCGATAAAGTGGGTGCCGGGCCGCACGTAGACGCTGAGCTGGCCGCCGGACTCGACTTTCACCGGCAGCGGGGAGCTCAGCGCGATGGCCCGCGAGCCCTCCAGCAGCACCTGGCCAAGCTCGACCTCACGGGCGCGCCCGGCGACGTTGAGCTCCAGACGCGTTTTAATGCGCAGCGGAACCCCGTCATCGAAGCGGCGGTAGACCGAGGCGCGCAGGCTGTCGGCCTCGGTCACCGTGCCGCTGCGGCCCTCTTTGAGCCAGAGGCGCCCCTCGGCGTCGTGACGCGGGTGGTCGACGGACTGATCGTTGATAGCGAGCTCAATGATCCCCAGGTGCCCCGGCACGGGCAGCACCTCCGGAAGCTCGCTCCACACAAAGCGGCCGCGCAGGGTGTGGGCGCCCGCCCCAAGCCTCACCGCCGGCGCCGACTCCCCGGTGACGACCAGCGCCTGCCCCGCCCGCGTCACCTCCTGCGGCCAGGCCCCTCGCCCCCCGGGCAGCGCGACCTCCCCCTCGCGGTCCAGCCAGACCTCCATCTCAAAGCTCGCCCCCTGCGCTCCGGCCGAAAGCTCCAGCCGGCCCGGCCAGTCGCACCTCAGCGTGCCTTCAAAATGGGAGCAGCCGTGGTTAGCCACATCCGCCATCGCCCAACTCACCCAGGGCCGCAGCGCGTCGGGGACCTCCGACTGGGCATAGGCCTGGCCACTCGCCAGGGGAAGGAGCAGCGCGCTGAGGCTGAGAATCGCAAGAATTCGAGAGATCACCATCGTCATGGCCTGTCCCCGGGTAAGCGGTGGGAGGGGGGAGATAAATGTGTCCAGTGGTTGAAACGGTGCGCTTTGGAAAAGGATCTAACAAGGGGAAAGTTTTTGGGAGGGGCGGGGGGGGCCGGGGGTTCGCGAGGTTGGTCGATTCGTGTGGGCGTTGGCGGGTTCGCTCTGTGGTTGGGTGGTTGTGTGGTTGGGTGGTTGTGGGGCGCCGGGGGTTCGCGACGTTGGTCGATTCGTAATGGGCGGTTGGGGTTCGCGGGTTGTGGTTGGTTGGGTGGTTGTGTGGTTGGGTGGTTGTGGGGCGCCGGGGGTTCGCGGAGTTGGTCGATTCGTAATGGGCGGTTGGGGTTCGCGGGTTGTGGTTGGTCTGGTGGTTGTGTGGTTGGGTGGTTGTGGGGCGCCGGGGGTTCGCGAGGTTGGTCGATTCGTAATAGACGGTTGGGGGGTGTGCGTTTTGTGGTTGGGTGGTTGTGTGGTTGGGTGGTTGAGGGGCGCCGGGGGTTCGCGAGGTTGGTCGATTCGTAATGGGCGGTTGGGGGTTCACGAGTCCGAGATCGAGCCCGAGATCGAGCTACGAGTACCAGCTACGAGTACCAGGTCGAGTACGAGCGACGAGTACGAGGACCAGCACGAGGACCAGTACGAGCTACGAGTACGAGGACCAGTACGAGCTACGAGTACGAGGACCAGTACGAGCTACGAGTACGAGGACCAGCACGAGCTACGAGTACGAGTACCAGGTCGAGCACGAGGACCAGCACGAGCTACGAGTACCCGTACGAGCCCGAGTACCCGTAGGCCGATGTCCGACCCCCGGACAGACACCAACAAAAACTACTCGGGTGTCGCGCCCTCAAAGACGCCCGTCTCCAGAAAACTCAACACCAGCGCGTGCACCTGCCCGTCGGCCATGATGAAGGTGTGGGCGGAGGGCACGACGATGTGGGCGTCGGTGCCTTTCATGCGGGTCTCGTCGATGCTGACCTTGCCGTCGTATCTGCCGGCGATGATGCCGACCGCGCGCTCGCGGATTGGCGGCAACGAGGCGGCCGCGCCGCTCGGGTCGGTGACGAGATCGTCGAGGGGGGCGAGCATCCAGCTAAAATAGGGGGCCCAGCGGTCGGCTTTGGTGGAGCCCTGGTTGGGCGGGGCGAGCATGACGACGCGGCCGGGTTCGGGGGGAGGGGTGTGGGTGAGGAGCTGGCGGATGACGAGGTTTCCAAAGCTGTGGCCGACAAAATGAATTTTTGTGGGGCGCGGGCCCTCGATGCGCTCAAGCTCGCTGGCGAGCTGCTGGCCGATCGTCTCCAGGCGGCAGCAGAAGCTCGAGTAGCCCCAGCTCAACACCTCGTAGCCGGCCTCTTCCAGCGCGTGGCTCAGCGGGATCATGGAGGCTTCGGTGCGGCCGAGGCCGTGCACAATGACCACGAGCTCTTTGCCCTGGAGGGGGTCGAGATCTTCGGCGTCGTGCTGCCAGCTGAAGCAGCTGGTGAGGCCCGCGGCCGCGATCAGCATAAGCGCGAGGACGCTGACGAGGGCGGCGGAGCGCGGCGTCGGTGAGGTTTCGGGGGGCATCATTCGCCTCGCTCCCAGCTCACCACCGAGTGCAGGCCGTGGTGGTCGCCTTCGCCCTCAAAGCCCAGGTGCAGTTTTAGCGAGTGCAACGCTTGCACCGCCCGGGTCAGCGAGGAGGGCTGGACCGGCAGCGGCGGAATGGCGTAGGCGTGGCCGGGGCCGTAGAGGGTGTGCGTGACGCGGCCCGCGTCGTCGAGCGCGTAGTCGCCATCGTGCAGGTCCTGAGGCTCGTAGCCCAGGTAGCGCAGCGCGATGTCGCGGCGCGCGGGGTCGGCTTCGGGCAGCTCGCCGAGGCCCTGGCCGAGCAGGTACCAGGAGCGCGAGGCCATCCTGTCGCTCTCCATGGCCCGGGTCTCCAGGAGGCCGAGCAGCGTGCGCTCAAGCCAGCTTGTGCCGGGGGCCGGGTCGTAGGTGAACATCGTCTGCATCAGGAGTTCGTCGGCGTTTTCTGGCGAGGCCTGGGAGAAGTTTCCGTCCAGTCCGGCGTCGATCAGCGCTTCGAGCGTCGGCATGTTGAAGCTCATCAGGAACACGCCGCCGGCCACGGTGTAATGCAGCTTCAGGTCGTTGAGACCGACCGGCCCCGCGGCCTCGGCGGTGCGGATCGTGGTGATGGGGGTTTCGCGGTAGGGCTCGGCCTGCTCCCAGCGCAAGAGCCCCGGGGCGGTGGATTCCACAAAGGCGCGCAGCGCACTGAGGGTGGCGGCAAGCACCGCGGGGTTGGCGACGTGCGCGCCGAGGTAGAGGGGGAGGGTGGGTAGGATCTCCAGGAGTTCTTCGTTTGGGGAGCGGGTGGAGCCGAAGTGGCGGTTGTCGGCGCTCTGGATGAGGCGCTGAAGGGTGGCCAGGTCCCAGATGCCGCTGCGGTCGTAGGCGCCGAGCATGACCCAATCGCCCAGCCAGTCGAGGCCCAGGTCGCTGTTGCCCGTCATCTGAAGGGCGGCGCGGTTCAAGTCGCGGCGCAGCGAGGCGTCGTCGCCCACGGCCAGGGTCCATTGCAGGGCGCCGTCGAGGCCGGGGGCGCTCACGGCGCGCTGGCCGACGAGCTCGGCCAGACGCTCGTACTCGCTGTTGTTGACCAGGGGCAGCATGCGGGCGTCGACGCCGATGTGGCCCTGCGCTTGATCGAAGGTCAGGCGCGCGGCGATGGGGTCGATCAGCGTCTGCCAGTTCGACAGATACCCCTGGCGGAAGGCCTCGTAGACCTCTTGCTCGTCGGGGGTGACCCGGTCGATCGAGAGCTCGAGGATCGGGGTCATGCTGGCGAGGTTGCCCCAGGCCGAAGAAGCTCCCACGGCCGGTGTATAGCTGATGGGCTGACCATCGGCATGCGCGAGCTCGGTCTCCCGCAGAAGCCCGCTCGCGACGAGCTCGGCGCCGTCGGCTGGCGAGCGGCCCTCCAGCCAGCCGAAGAGGAGCGCGGCGTTGTTCACCGCCGCGAGGTCGGCGCGGGCCTGCATGCGCCGTCCCAAAAGAATGCGCACCCGCGGGCTGACCGTATGTTCTACAAAGCGATCGCCGATGAAGACAAAAGCGTCTTCGGCCGCTTTATCGAAGGGGTAGAGCGCGCGCATGTAGCGAAAATCGCCGCTCTCGGAGAGGGGGGCGCGCTGGCCTTCCGCCACATCAATAAAGCGCTGCAACGCGTCCATCGAGGTCGACAGAATCAGCACGTCGCCGAGCTCCAGGCGATGCTGGCGCACCGCACCGTCGGGCGTCGAAAGCACCCGCACGCTATGCTCGCCGGCCTCGACAACGCGCTCACTCAACGTGGGGTGGGTCTTGCGCAGCGCGGCCTCGTAGCGCGTGAGCGCCTGATTTAAAAGATCGCGGTCGCGCACATGGAAGAGGAGCGAGAGATCGCCGCCCTCGCGCAGGAATGGGTCAGTGGTGGCCACGGCCACCCCGTGGGCGGCCAGATGGCCCAGATGCTCCGAGAGGCCGCTGCGCTCAATGCCCAGCATCGTCTCGTAGCGCTGCATCAGGTGGCGGCTTCCGGCCTTGTTTTCCAGGGCCTGGATGATGGGCGCGATCCAGGTCTCAACTTCGCCCGCCAGGCGCACAAAGGCGCGCAGATCGTGGACGTGGACGTAGGCCATGTCGTCGGGCACGGAGCTGGCGAGCGGCTCGATGGTCGGCTGCTGGCCGAGCTCGGCGATCATCTCCTGCCAGGGATGCTCCGCCAGCCCCACGCCCTCGATCGTCTCCAGATCGATCGTTTGCTCGCTGGCGGGCGCGGCGCGCGAGAAAAAGGCGCGGTCGATCTGCAGGGTCTCTTCCACCGAGCGCAGGCCGCTGTAGGTGGCCATCGTCTCGTGGAGAATATGCTGGCGGGTGGTGCGTTGCGGAATGGCCATCGGCCCGTTTTCAGCGGCGTTTTGCTGCTCCAGCGCATCGAGGCGATGGCGCGCGAAGGTGAAAAAGTTCGGCTCGCCAGTGAGCCCGAAGCTCAGCTTCCTGAAGTAGGCGCTGAGGCTCTCGTTGAAGGTCTGCGCGAGCTCCGGCGCGTCGGTGGGCGCTTCCGGGATCGCGATGATCACCGGCTGCTGCACGTCGACCAGCTCGGAGACCGACTCGCCATAGGCCCAGAAAAAGAGGTCGACCTGCACCTTCTCCGGCAGCTCCTCACCTACCATCCGCACCACCACCCGCGCCGGATCACACGCGATCACAGCTCGCCCGTGCCGCGCACCGACCACCTGGAGCGCATCGACCTCGCAGCGGGGGGTGGCCTCATGACCAAAACGCTTGAGCTGCGCGCTGAGCACCGGGTCCGGCGCGCCAAAGGCCTCGGGCAAGACCGCCGAGAGGTAGACGTGCTCGCCAGCGGCAAAGACCTCGGTGGCCTCAAGGACGTAGGGCTCGCGAAGCTCCGCTTTTCGCTGGCCGCTCTCGTGAGGAAAGCGCGGCCCGGGGTCGGGGCGGCGCTCGGCCTGCGACGTTTCGGTCACCTCGGATTCGGGCTCGTTTTGATCGGGCGCTTCGGTGGGTTTGGAGCTGCTGCACGAGGCGATGAAGAGGATGGCGAGGAGGGAGGTGGCGATACGGCATACAGACATAAAGAGGCCCGGAGCAGGTCATCGTTGAAGTCAGGGCCTTATAGAGGAGTTGGGTCGGAGCGCCAAATGTTCGGCGCCGACCGCCCCGGGACGCCGCTGGCTGCGTCGCTTCGGATTCGCGGTAGCGTTGCTACAACCTTCATCCTTGCTCCTTGCCAGATGCCGACCGCCCCGGGACGCCGCTGGCTGCGTCGCTTCGGATTCGCGGTAGCGTTGCTACAACCTTCATCCTTGCTCCTTGCCAGATGCCGACCGCCCCGGGACGCCGCTGGCTGCGTCGCTTCGGATTCGCGGTAGCGTTGCTACAACCTTCATCCTTGCTCCTTGCCAGATGCCGACCGCCCCGGGACGCCGCTGGCTGCGTCGCTTCGGATTCGCGGTAGCGTTGCTACAGCTTCATCCTTGCTCCTTGCCAGGCGACGCCCTGGATGCGGTCGGGTTGGGGGGCGTTTTATTAAGATCGCCGCACCCTCGGCCTGAATGAAACATGTAAGGGAGGCGCTTTCGCGAATTGATGCGAGTTTCCATGTTTGTTACGACATGTCACGCAACCCTTACCCCTTGTTTTCATCGGAGGGTGCCATGCTACCCCCCTACCACATCATCGCGCTTTGCTCTGGCAACACTGGCGGCACTTTTGCTCTTCACGGGAGCATGTTCTGGCACCGACGGCCTCGACGGCGAAGCCGGCCTCGACGGTCAGGACGGCTCGTTCTGCTCGGTGTTCGACAACGAGGACGGGACCTACACGATGAGCTGCGAGGATGGCACGGAGGTGACCTTCTCCGATGGTCAGGATGCACCGATCGTCAACGAGTTTGCGTTTCCCCGGCCCGGCGACACCCGTTATTTGATTCAGGGCACGACCTTCTGGATCGACGGGGAGTACGTGGAGGGCACCCGTGAGCTGGCGTACGGCAGCACCTTGCAGGGCGTTGCCCTGGAGGTCGATCTCGCAAACAGCCTGGACAGTTGCGGGCAGGCCGATGTCGGGGTCTTCGTCAACGGAGCTCTCTATGAAACCATCACGGTTTCCCAGGGCACCGAGGCCATCCAGGTGGAGATTCTCGACGCGATCCCCATCGCAAGCCTGGAGGTGACCGTGCGCCTGGAGCTCCTCACGACCGTTCAAAGTGGGTGCGCCGCGTTTGATATGCTCGATGGCGGAACCCTGGAGATCACCAGCATCTAAGGCGCTTCTACCCCTCAACGCGCATGCTCTGAGAAGGCGGCCAGACGATGGGTCTGGTCGCCTTTTTTGCGCGTTCCTGGCGAGTGATGGCCCTCTCTCGCTCGGACCACCCTCATCCTCCGTCGGTGCTTGAGGAAGAGCGTCGCGCCCCGCTCATCGACTACGCCCGCCGCGGCGCCCATATCTGGTCACCCAGGGCCGAGCTTGTTACCAAAACCTCCATGGCCGAGGCCCGCGAGGCCGGGCTGCAGGTGCATCCCTGGACGGTCAACGAGCCTTTGGAGATGCAACGTCTGATCGATCTGGGGGTCGACGGCATCATCAGCGATCGCCCGGATCTGCTCGTGGCGCGGCGTAAATAAAGGGGGATGTCCGTCTCTCGGTCGGACCTGTGATCCGAGATCGAGGCTGCGGCTACTCAAGCTCGCGTTCGTGCAGGTCGAGCTCAAACGGGGTCTGCTCACCACCGATAAGCCAGCCCTCGTCGTCGGCGCGTTGGAAGGCCTCTCGGTACTCCGGGCGTATGTCGACCATGAGGCCCAGGGTGATGAAGTCGGTCAGCCCCGGTCCGGCCAGGCGCGCGATGGCGAGGCGCAGGGCGACCTGCCCGCGCGCTGGATCAAAGTAGGCGAAGCCGTAAGGAACCTGCTGTGGGTTGAGCGCGATAAACTCGCTGCCGCGGAGTCTTTCGTTAAAAAGGGTGAGAAGTTCGACCAGGGACGCTTCGGCTTCAAAGTCGGCAACCCACTTACGCGCTTCGTCGAGCTCGGAGCGGCTGATGTGGCCCTCAGCGAGGCGGCGCTCGGCGATCTGCAAAAAGGAGGCGATCTGGTCGCTGACCCAGACGTCGTCTTTGAAGGCTTCGACGAGCGAGGCTTCCTCGACGAGCCGGGTCAAGGAGGCCGGCTCTCCGTGGTGCAGGTCGAGGGTTCGCCACGAGTTCTGAACCAGCTCGTACTCGTTGTCGGTGAACTCCGAGTACTCATGCAGGGTGACGACGGGGCCGACCCACGACTCCAGCGAGGTGGTGCGCCACCCGGAGGACGACTCGCCGCTGCAGTACTCCGCGGAGCGGTCGATCACGACCTGATCTCCGGCGCTCAGGCGCTGTGCCTGGGCCTCAAGAACAAACCCTTCTCGGCGCCACCGGGTCGGGGGAATGAGCTCGCGTTGCAGCGCCAGATACTCCTCGCAGGGGACCACATAGGTCGCCTCGTGGTCCGGTTCTATGACGACCGCGACGATGTACCTGCGGCGCTCGGTCGAGGGCAGATCGGGGTGTACCTGGCGAGGAGAGAATGTGGGAAAGGCTTCAAGCTCGGCCTCTCCGGTTTTGACACGCGCCAGACCCTCGCGCAGAGGAGCCAGGGAGGCCCTGGCGAGCGCATCGGATAACGCGACACGGGCCTGCTTGACCGCGAGGTTGCTCGCTGAGAAGCAGATTCGTCCCCGCTTATCGCTCGTCAGGTCTTCGAGGGCGGCGCTCAGCGAGCAGCGCCCCTGCTCCCGGCATCCGGCCGAGTTCAGGCAATGCGCTTCGGTCGCGGCCTCGCACCCAAACGCGTCGCTGTAGGCGCATTGCCCATCCACCCGGCAGCGCTCGCTTCGGGCGCAGTCCTCCTCGGAGGCGATGACGCAGCCGGTACCTGAGGGGCTAAGCGAGCAGCGCCCGCTCTCGATGCAGCCCCCGCTCTCCCGGCAATGCTCCACCCGGGTCGCCGCGCATTGCCCCTCGTCGTCGACGCCGCAGCGGCCGCTGTACGTGCAACCCACAGTCTGCGCGCAGCCCGACGCCGCAGCCTCGCATAAGGCCGGACTCTCGCAGACCAACTCCAGCTGCCCGAGGGAGCGGGTGACCTTCACGGCCATCTGCAACTCCTCCAGCCAGCGCTCGCCAGCGGGATTTGCCGGCTGACAGAGGCCGTTGCGCGCGCACAGCTCCGAGCTTTCGCAGCATCTGTCGAGTTGAGTCTGCACGAGGGCGGAGGTCGTTAAGTAGTCCCGCAACGAGGCGCAGGAGCAGCCCTGCACCCCGTGCTCCCCCGCGCAGGATTGGCGCAGCGCCTCGGCGGCCGGGTCGCTCCCTCCGGCCTGCAGGAACATCTCCTCCGCCACCGAGATCAGCATCGGCTCATCGCAACGCTCGGAGCTCCCGGGTTGCGGCTCGCCAGAGGAGGGCGCGCTCGTCGTGGAGGGCGTACTCCCAGCGAACGAGGCCTCGGAAGCTGGCTTATCCGGCGATGACGACCGACACCCCAGACTTTGAGTGAGAAGCAACGCCACGACGCTCATCGACGCGGCAAACGGAGTGAACGGAGTGAATAAACGTCGACATCCCATCGAGGGCATCCTTGAAATCGATCAACATGTCATTGTGCCGTGGTGGCTCAATCTTGCCTGAGGAGGTGTAAGCATAGGCGGTCTTGGCGTTCATCGCGATGCGGGATTTCCTTAGAGACAAAGAGGGATGTCTGACCCTCGGTCGGTTTTAAGGGGGCCGCGTTTTGTGGTTGGGGGGTTGGGTGGTTGGGTGGTTGAGGGACGCCGGTGGTTCGCGATGTTGGGAGTTGCTGTGGGCGGTAGGGGGGGCGCGTTTTGTGGTTAGGTGGTCAGGTGGTTGGGTGGTTGTGGGACGCCGGTGGTTCGCGATGTGGGTCGATTCGTAATGGGGGGTAGGGGTTCGCGTTTTGTGGTTGGGGGGTTGGGTGGTTGGGTGGTTGGGTTGGGTGGTTGAGGGACGCCGCTGGTTGCGTCGCTGTGTTGTCGCCCTGGATGCGCTCGGGGTGATGTCTGACCCTGGGTCGGCGAGTTGAGGAAGGTGAGGTGGCTGTGCGCACCTTTCTCCTGCGGCGCGACGTGACCCTTCTGCACCCGGAGACGAGCATGGCTGGCGAATACGACATCGACTTTCGAGCGCATCCGGAGGCCTACCGTTACTCTCCCGATGAGAAGGGCGTCTTTAAGGTGGAGCCTTATAAAAGCGAGCTTTTGCCCCTGTGGCGCTACCGCGACGAGGCGGCGGCGCGGGCCTCGGTGGAGGCGATTGAGGCGCGCTACAGGGCGTATCGGGAGGCCGGGGATTTTGTAGGGATGGATATGGCGCGCAAGTATTTGCAGATGGGGTTTACCCGGGCGATGCGCTACGCCAAATATCCCGGTGGCCGCAAATACGATGAGAATGGACAGGTCAGGGAGGCGCAGACCTGGGCCGACGCCGAGAAGCGACTCGCCGCGGTGGTGTTTCGGGAGGCCTGGGAGCGGGTGCGTGAGGATGCGGCGTATCGGGAGGGGGTTGAGGCGCATAAAGGCGGTTGAGGCGCATAAACACAGGCCGATGTTCGACCCCCGGTCGGACTCAGGATGCCTCCTTCTCCACCGCGTCGGGGGGGAGCAAGAGGTCTTCGAGGAAGAAGGCGGCGAGTTCGTTTCGGCCGGAGAGGTCGCCCTTTTTGTAGACGGCGCGGGCCTGCTGGCGGGTGGTGGCGTCGCTGGTCTGGCGCAGCGCGGCGATCTCTTTATGGGAGAGGCCTTTGAGCAGGAGCATCGCGACTTCTTTTTCGGCCTCGGTGAGCTCCCAGCGGTCGAATTGCCGGTCGATGGCCACGCTTAAGCCCTGCATCAGCTCGCGGGCCTCGCGTTGCCATTGCAGGGCGCGGGCGCGGGTCTGGGAGAGCTCCTCGTTGAGGGCGCGGGCTTCATGGGTGCGGGCGCGCAGCTTGACGCGCAGGGCGTCGGCGTTGGTTTGAAGCGCGCGATTGCGCGCGGTGGTCTGCTGCAGGGCGCGCATCATGCTGAAACTTCCAAAAAGGCCCCCGAGCACCAGCAGCCCTTCGATGGCCAGGTGAACCGGGCCGGCGTCCTGGGAAAGATCGGCGATGAGATCGAGGCCGGCCAGGGTGGAGACGAGCAAAAAGATCGCCAGAAAGAGGACCAGGCGGCCGCGCTCCTGTCTCTCATTTGTGGTGTGTTCGGGGGCTAAGGTGTTGATATTCATGGCGTATCACATCTGTGGGATGGAGTTTGTCGGCGAGGGTCGCCATCGTGGCCACACTAAGCCCCGGCCGGTGTCGGTCGAGAGCAGTCTGATCTCAAGCGCAAGGAGCATCCCGATGGAACTTTCCCTTCTTCATCCCAAGGTGGTTCATTTTCCGATGGCCCTGGCCATCCTGATGCCCCTGCTGACGGCGGGGCTTTTGCTGGCGTGGTGGCGGGGGTGGTTGCCGCGGCGCAGCTTCGTCATCGCGCTGCTCTTTCAGCTGGTGCTGGGCGTGACGAGCTTTGCGGCCCTGCAGACTGGCGAGGTCGACGAGGAGGTCGCCGAGCGGGTGGTGCCTCATGAGGCCATTGAGGAGCATGAGGAGGCCGCCGAGCAGTTTTTCTGGGCGGTGGTGATCGTGCTGGGGGTCTTTGTGGCTTCGGGCGCGATTCGCAAAGAGTCGATCGCGAAGGGCACAGCAGTGGCGGCGCTGGTGGGCACGGTGGTGGTCGCCGGGCTGGGCTACCGGGTCGGGGAGGCGGGCGGCGATCTGGTGTATGAACATGGGGCTGCGGAGGCGTTTCAGCCGGGTGCCCGAGCGCCCCAGGACGCCGCTGACGGCGTCGACAGGGATTCGCAGTAGCGCTGCTACAAGCATCGTCCCTGCCTCCTTGTCAGGCGCCGAGCGCCCCAGGACGAAGCCAGCATCGTCGCTGCGTCGTCGCGGTAGCGCTGCTACACGCTCCTCCTGGCTCCTTGCTGGACTTCGCCCTGGATGCGCTCGGGTTGGGGGGCGTGCGGAGAATGCAAAATCGTGGGAGGGACGCCGGAGGTTCGCGATGTGGGTCGATTTGTAATGGGCGGTTGGGGTTCGCGGTTTGTGGTTGGTCTGGTGGTGGGGTGGTTGTGGGGCGCCGGAGGTTCGCAATGTGGGGAGGTTCGTGAGGGCGTTAGGGGGAGTGCATAAAAAAGCCCGCCACCTGGGTGCAGGTGACGGGCTTTTTTATGCGTGGGCGTTGGCCAGAAAACTCTAGCGCAAGATCACCTGCGAGGCGCCCATCTCCAGGCGCACGCCCTGGCCGGTGGCCACGTTTCCAGCGGCGTTGGCCGGCGCGGTGCAGTGCACCAGGCGGTAGCCATCACCGGTGGCTTCGCCGCCTGCGGCGCACCACTGCGACGCCCTCTCAGGCAGCACCTCGGGCGCTTCGGTTGTGTCGTCGCCGGCGTCGGTCTCCACCGGCTCTTCGACCTCGGAGTTGGTGTCGTCGACGTTGCAGCCGACCACGACAAAGAGCATGGCGAGCAGAAGGCCGAGGAGGCGATGGTGATGTGAAAAGCTCATGATCGTCTCCAGGGGATCAGTCGTAGAAGGTCACGATGCACTCCAGGGAGGAGGCGTCGCTGAGCGGGCAGGAGCTGTCGTTGTTGTTGAGAACATGCATCTCGCGGGTGCTGTCGCCCTGGTTAGCGCCGGCCACGTACTCGCCATCGGTGAGGTAGCAGCAGCCGCTGAGGTTGATGACGTGGTTAGTGCTGCTGTTTCCGGAGATGGCGTTGGCGTCGCGGCTGTCGCGCCAGCGGCCGGTAGCCTGGTCGTAGGAGAACATAAAGGGGCCGCGTGACAAGAGCTCGACATTCTCATTGCGCCAGTAACGCATGGCGATGGTGTAGGTGCAGCCGTCGTTGCACATCGCGTCGAGGCGATCGCTGGGAATGGCTACGGTCTCGCGGCGGCGCTTGTTGCGAATGACCATGCGTGTGGTGTTGCGCTCGCGGAAGCCCGTGCTGACGCTGTTGTCGGTCTCTTTGACGATCTCAAATTCGCGCACGGTCAGGTCGCCCGCCATCGTGCCGCCGGA
The nucleotide sequence above comes from Lujinxingia vulgaris. Encoded proteins:
- a CDS encoding esterase/lipase family protein, with the protein product MMPPETSPTPRSAALVSVLALMLIAAAGLTSCFSWQHDAEDLDPLQGKELVVIVHGLGRTEASMIPLSHALEEAGYEVLSWGYSSFCCRLETIGQQLASELERIEGPRPTKIHFVGHSFGNLVIRQLLTHTPPPEPGRVVMLAPPNQGSTKADRWAPYFSWMLAPLDDLVTDPSGAAASLPPIRERAVGIIAGRYDGKVSIDETRMKGTDAHIVVPSAHTFIMADGQVHALVLSFLETGVFEGATPE
- a CDS encoding glycerophosphodiester phosphodiesterase — encoded protein: MGLVAFFARSWRVMALSRSDHPHPPSVLEEERRAPLIDYARRGAHIWSPRAELVTKTSMAEAREAGLQVHPWTVNEPLEMQRLIDLGVDGIISDRPDLLVARRK
- a CDS encoding DUF2231 domain-containing protein; the protein is MELSLLHPKVVHFPMALAILMPLLTAGLLLAWWRGWLPRRSFVIALLFQLVLGVTSFAALQTGEVDEEVAERVVPHEAIEEHEEAAEQFFWAVVIVLGVFVASGAIRKESIAKGTAVAALVGTVVVAGLGYRVGEAGGDLVYEHGAAEAFQPGARAPQDAADGVDRDSQ
- a CDS encoding DUF4385 domain-containing protein gives rise to the protein MAGEYDIDFRAHPEAYRYSPDEKGVFKVEPYKSELLPLWRYRDEAAARASVEAIEARYRAYREAGDFVGMDMARKYLQMGFTRAMRYAKYPGGRKYDENGQVREAQTWADAEKRLAAVVFREAWERVREDAAYREGVEAHKGG
- a CDS encoding helix-turn-helix transcriptional regulator, translated to MNINTLAPEHTTNERQERGRLVLFLAIFLLVSTLAGLDLIADLSQDAGPVHLAIEGLLVLGGLFGSFSMMRALQQTTARNRALQTNADALRVKLRARTHEARALNEELSQTRARALQWQREARELMQGLSVAIDRQFDRWELTEAEKEVAMLLLKGLSHKEIAALRQTSDATTRQQARAVYKKGDLSGRNELAAFFLEDLLLPPDAVEKEAS